The Microcystis panniformis FACHB-1757 region TCCCATTCTTCTAATATTTGCTGGCTGTAAAATTTTATCCAGCAAGCTTTTGCTGATATCTCCTTAGTGTGGATTAGGAATCCAGATTTTGGTAATGATTCGGTAGTAGTGGCGTAGCCCTCTTGCTTACCTGGTATGAATTGTGTAAAATATTTATTAATAAAAATAATTGGAACCCGCTCAGTCTTTAAACCTCTAGCTTGCTCATGACTTTTCTGATAAATATCTTTTTCTGGCTCCTGTCTGGCTTACTCAAATATCAGTCTAGCACCGAACAAAATACCCCCCCTAGTTCACCTCTATTCCCCTGTCCTAATTGTGGTTCTCACCGTACGATCAAGAATGGTTCTATTCCTAAGGGAAAACCCAAACGTCAAGGTAAAGAATGTGGTCAACCGTTTGTGATCAATCCCACTAATAAAACCTTCTCTGACGAAACCAAACAATTAATTGATAAACTCCTGCTCGAACGAATTTCCTGACGAGGAATTGCTAGAGTAACAGGAGTAAGTTGGTCATGGTAACAAAACTATGTTAATAATAAATTTAGCCAAGTTCCCCGCCAAGTCAAGATAACAGACAAACCTAAAGGCAAATTAATCATAGAAATTTCTGTGATGAGTTATGGTCATTCGTATTTTGTAAGAAAATCAAGGTATATATTTGGTTAGCTATCGATAGAACTACCCGAGAAATTATTGGTTGCTATGCGCGGAGATAGAAGTCGTCAATCAGCCAAAAAACTTTGGGGCCAGTTTACCCGGTGTTTACCGACAATGCGCGGTTGCTTACACAGACTTTTGGGAGTCCTATAAGACAGTAATTCCTAGTAAACGCCATCGACTGGTCGGGAAAGAAACTGGTCAAACTAATCCTATTGAAAGATTAAATAATACCTTTCGACAAAGGATTTCTCGGCTGGTGAGAGAGAGTCTATCTTTCTCTAAAAAAATGGAGAATCACGTTGGGGAACCCTTTGGTATTTTATCCATGACTACAATGCACAGCAAAGCAAAGGATTAAGCCGCCATCACTACTACCGAATCACCACCGCAAAAGGAACTTTTGAGTGGCATAGAACACATTGTTTAGCTAAATTCCCCCCTACTCTACCCTCGCCCGCCCATTTTGTCAAGATTTTTATCATTTATATTTCTTATACTTCATTTACCTATTGATTACTCGATTAGGGATTGAGGGCGATCTCCCAGAGATGCGCGAAGGGGTGCGCTTTTCTGGGGTGCGGGGGGTTATAGTATCATCAAAGAAATACTCTAGCCGCCGATCGCTCTTTTCATTGGCCAAAGACAAACAAAATAACTAGCATTAAAATAGTTATAGTCTCCGTTTCGGTGTTCCCGTTGTCCCAGTTCCCCTGATAGGATTTAATCGATCGCTTAACTCTAGAGCTAAAGTAGAGATAGGGTTTAATTGGAGCTATGTATGGAAGCGATCGAATTTAGGACGGTTATTTATGACGGTCAGGTGAGCGTTCCCCCCCGATATTCTTCTCGATGGGAAGGTAAGATGATGCGGGTGATTGTTTTGGATGACTCGGAAATCGTCCCCGATCCGAGCCAGAAAACTGAAAAAACGATGTTCGAGGCGATTTCTTTAAATACACGGGGATTTACATTCGATCGGGACGAGGCTAATGCCCGATAAAGTTTTTATCGATACTAATGTCTTAATTTGCGGGTATTCTGAGGATGAGCCGGATAAACGACAGCGAGCGATTGATTGTGTTCGATCAGGTGAGGCTTGGATTAGTACACAAGTTTTAAATGAAACGATAAATGTATTAAAACGGAAATTTTCCCTAAGCTATTCGCAAATTCGAGACGCTGTACAAGAGCTTTCCGAGGGATTCCCAATCGTCCTCGTTTCTGTTAATACGATAGAGATGGCATTGAATCTAGCGGAACGTTATCAATATAGTTACTTTGATAGTTTAATACTGGCCAGCGCTCTGGAAGCGGGCTGTCAAATTCTCTACAGTGAAGATTTACAAGATGGTCAGCGAATCGAGAATCAATTGATGATCGTTAATCCCTTTAGTTAAGTAGGTAGGCGTTAAAAGTTGTCAGACACCCCCCTTGATAAGTAGGGTTGATTCATGAATCAACCCTACTATGAATCAACCCCACCTTGATAAGGGGAGGCAGGGGGGATCAGTCGGTCAAAATTACCCTTCCATTTTCCGGCCTTTGCACAATAAACCGACCCCGGCAACGGAGAGTAAACCGAGAACCGTCGCCGGTTCGGGAACGGTGGGAGTACCAGCCGGGGTCAGGGAATAATTGGCGAGAACGAAGAGTTCGCCGCCTGGAAGAGGAACAGAACCGTAGCCACCGATGGAAGCGAACAGGTCGAACGGATTACCAACAACCAGCAATTCCAAATTCAAACGGTAGTGTAGGATACAGAATTGATTTCGCTTCTGTCCCTCAAAATAGAGTGAACGAGTTGCCCATTGGGTTTTGCAGGAATGGAAGTCCAAGATTTGAGTTTTATAGGGATGCTGAGCTACTTCCACAGGGCTATCGCTGGCATGGTTGACCCGCGCAGTGCTAGCAATGCTACTCGCTACAGTCTAAAAGACGCGGTCTTGGGGGCATTTGCTAGCTTCTTTATGCAAAATGAATCCTTTCTAGAATATCAGCGTCAATTGAATAGTCGTTGTGGACGAGATAATGCTCAAAGTCTGTTTGGTCTGGTTAATATCCCGACCATAGAACAGATAAAGAATATTCTCGATAGAATAGCCGCAAAGCCTCTTTTTTCACCGTTCAAATGGATTTATCAAGGTCTGAGAGAACAAGGCTATTTGAGGCTGTTTACAGCCTTGGATGGCAACTTACTCGTCGCCCTAGATGGGACTCAGTACTATGATTCAGAGAAAATTAGTTGTCCTTGTTGCTCAACCCGCACCTCGAAACAGGGGAAGGTAACTTATCACCATCAAGCTATTTTGCCTGTAATTGTCTCTCCTGACCAAAAATCGGTCATTTCCTTGCCACCAGAATTTATCACTCCTCAAGATGGCAGTGAGAAACAAGACTGTGAGCAAAACGCGGCAAAACGCTGGATAGCGAGCCATGCGTCCTGGTTTGAAGGCCAGCCCATCACCCTCTTAGGCGACGACCTCTATAGTCGCCAACCGATGGCTGAATATTGTTTGGAACACCATTTCAACTTTATCTTTGTCTGTTTACCGTCCTCCCATCCGACTCTCTATGAGTGGGTTTCTTTCCTGGAGGCTAATCAAGAAGTCAAAACCACTCAACAGCGACGTTGGAATGGGCGATACTTTGAAATTTGGGACTATCGTTATCTCAATCAAGTCCCCCTGCGCGAACAACAACCCGCCTTACTGGTCAATTGGTGTGAGGTGACCGTTAAGCGCGAGTCGGATGGTCAACTTCTCTATCGCAATAGCTGGATTACTAACCACGACCTGACTCCCCAACGGGTCATTCTGGTCTGCGCTGCTGGACGGAGCCGTTGGCGAACCGAAAATGAGAATCACAATGTGCTCAAAACTCGGGGCTATCATTTGGAGCATAATTTTGGACATGGTCAGCAACATTTGTCCTCTTTTCTGTTGACCCTCAATCTCCTGGCTTTCTTATTTCATACTGTTCTGCATCTAGTCGATGAACGCTATCAACGGGCTCGGATGCAAAGGGGGACTCGCAGAGGCTTTTTTAACGATGTTCTTTGCTTAACCAAGTATCTGCTGTTTGAAGGCTGGCACCACCTTTTAGACTTTATGCTCGATGAGGCCATCCCTGTTACTCGCGTTAATTCTTCTTGATTTTGGATGGGGAGCTACAGGGCAAAAGCGTTTTGTATTCTGTATTCCTTGCTACATTCTGAATTTGGAATTGCTGACCAACAACGTTAGGGGGTGAAAAGCCGAATCCACTACTACTACAAGCCGTGTTGTCACAAGCGGCAAAATCTAGTCCCGATCCGTCTAAGGATAGCACCGCCTGACCCGTTACAGAACCACTAGAGATGACACCGGCAAAAGAACCTACGAACGGAAGAGCGGGGGCGGGAGAGCCGTTAAAGGTGGTATTACTGATAGAACTGACGAATACCGTGTTGTTATCCGGTTGCAGGGTTCCGTCCACCGTCGCAGTGATGGTTCCTAAGCTGGAGGTGTAGGAAAAGTTAAAAGTTGCGGCGCTGGCAACTGGTGCGAGGGTGGCGGTGGCTACCGTGGCGAGGGCGACGGAATAGCAAAAGGAACTTTTGAGTGGCATAGAAGACATTGTTTAGCTAAATTCCCCCGAACTCTACCCCCCCCGCCCATTTTGTCAAGGTTGTTGCTATTTATATTTATTATGCTTTATCTACCTATTGATTACTCGATTGGGGATTGAGGGCGATCTCCCAGAGATGCGCGAAGGGGTGCGCTTTTCTGGGGTGCGGGGAGCGATCGGTCAAATTGGCATACACTATAATTATTAGAGCGATCGATGTTTAAGTAGGTAGGCGTTAAAAATTATCAGATGCCCCCCTTATTAAGGGTGATCCCCCCGCCTATCGGCACCCCCCTTATCAAGGGGGGCAGGGGGGATCGAACCTAAAATCCATTTTTAATTTAATTATAACCAGCTACTTATCTAAGTTAAAGACAACAATAAAACTAGCGATCGATGCACGTGATCAGTAAAGTTAAATTACGAGAGTTTTGGCAACGCCACTCGGACGCAGAAGACGCTCTTAGGGATTGGTATTGTAAAGTTTTGTAAAAAATATATGCAAATGACTGCAAACAACTGCTAATATGGTTAGTACAAGTTTACGTTGCAGTTCACATGAAACTATCAGATTATGCTAAGAAAAAAGGGATCAGTTATGACACTGCTTGGAGAATGTGGAATCGAGGGCAGTTACAAGGAGAACGTCTTCCTACAGGAACAATTATTATTTTTGAAGATGACCGTTCTTGCGGTGAAAATAAAGTAGCTATTTATGCGCGAGTTTCTAGTTCAGAAAATCAATCTGACTTAGAGACTCAGGCAAAAAGATTGGAAGCTTATTGTATGGCGAAAGGCTATCAAATTGTTCGAGTAGTTAAAGAAGTAGGAAGTGGAGTCAATGATCATCGAAAGCTATTATTAAAACTTCTAGAACAAACTGATTATAATTTGATTGTCGTAGAACATAAAGATCGTTTAAGCAGAGTAGGGTTTAATTATCTGAAAGTTCTTTTAACTCAAACAAATAGAGATCTAGAGGTCGTTAATCTAGCAGAAGAAAGAAAAGACGATTTAATGCAAGACTTCGTGAGCATAATTAACTCATTTTGCGCTCGATTATACTCATTAAGACGACGAAATAGAAAGACAGAATGTTTAATTAAATGCCTTGAGGAGAATGATGAAATTAGTTCAAAAACATCTAATTAAATTTAATCACAAAAATTATTCAGTAATTGATAAATTAGGATTTTTATCGAAGAATCTGTATAATTGTGCTGTTTATTTAAACCGTCAAGGTTTCTTTTCACATCAACCATTTTTAACAATGAATGAGTTACATCATGCCTTAAAAATGAGTCCAGATTATCAAGCCTTACCCGCCAAAGTAAGTCAGTTAGTATTAAAGCAAGTAGAAAAAACCTTTAAATCCTACCAAAAAGCGAAAGAACAATACAAAAAATCGCCAGATAAATTTACAGGAGAGCCTAAGTTGCCAAGATACAAAGACAAGGAAAAAGGTAGAAACGTTTTAACTTATAACTATCAAGCCATTTCTAAAAAAGCGTTGAAGTAAGGTTTAATCAAGCTATCAGGGACTAATTTAGAATTTAAAACTAATTTAAAGGAAGTCTTAGAGGTCAGGATTATTCCTAAATTGGGTGCTTATTGTTTAGAGATTGTCTATGAACAACCATCCTCATCAAGTCAAGAGGGAGAAAGATATGCTTTTATCGATTTAGGCTTAAATAACCTAGCTGCTGTTACCTCTAATATTCCCGAATTTCAGCCAACTTTAGTATGTGGAAAAGCCTTAAAATCCTGCAATCAAAAGTACAACAAGACACTAGCTAAACTCAAATCGGAATTACCCAGTCTCCAGAAGACCAGTAAAAGAATACAAGGTTTAACTTTAAAGCGTAATTGTAAGGTGGATTATTACCTCCACACCGCTAGTAAATATATTATTGATAAATTACTAGCTCATCAAATTAACCTTTTAGTTATTGGTCATAATCAAGGCTGGAAACAAAACCTTAATATTGGAGATAGAAATAACCAGTCATTCATAAATATTCCTCATTCAAGGTTTATCGAACAACTTACCTATAAAGCAAATTTAGTAGGAATAGAGGTCAAAAAAACTAATGAAAGCTATACCTCTAAATGTAGTTTCTTGGACTTAGAGTTTATTCAAAAGCAAAAAACCTATTTAGGCAAGAGAATTAAAAGAGGACTATTCAGAAGCTCGTCGGGTTATTTCTAGGGAGCAGATATTAATGGTTCCTTAAATATTGGAAGAAAGGTAGTCGGAGAGGCCGCCTTTAGCGGGAATCCGATAGAGAGGTTCGTAGTTAACCCAGTACGGGTCAAAGCGTACAAAGCTAATTCTAGATGCAATATTTGCGTACAGAATTAGTAACTATAACTTCGCTAGTAAGGCTAACTGGAAAAATTTAGTAGAGGTTCAAGGTCGCTTGCAGTATCAACCGAAACCGATTAATAACTCGCAAGAATACGAGCGATTTTTAAGCATAATTGAAGGGATGATGTCACGGGAGTTAAGCAATGACGAAGGACTATTATTCGATTTACTGGTCTTATTAGTGGAAGAATACGAGCGGAAATATTATCCGATCGCCCGAACAAATCCTACCGCTACGTTAGAATCTTTACTGCATGAATTCGATATCGATAGGGAGTGTCTTGTCGATATTTTCGGCGATCGGGATAGAGTAGAATCGGTGATGCTGGGGAAACAGGCGATCGCTCCCTCTCAAGCCGAGTCTCTGGCCGAATTTTTTAATCATTTAAGTGCGAAACTGGCGTTAAGCGCCCGTGATTTTCTCTTGTAGCCTCGTTTTTCCTTCGGGGACTGAGGGGGAAGACCATATAACAAATCCTTACTTTCTTCATAGCTTTAGATTAATTAAGATAATGTTACAAAACTTTATGAAAAAGGCGTAGTATGATAATTTACGCCAGTAAAGCGAACACAATAAGGAGCAACACCCATAATGCAGTCGGCCGAGATGTTGCTGACAGTCCCCAAAGAGTATTTAAAAGCACCGGGGGGCTTCAACCCAAACGTTACCATGTTTTTCAGTGCCTTGAGCCTAATAACCCTATCTACCTGTGGCTATTGGCTATGGTCCTGGCCGGACTGGATTTGTTTTAGTGCTAATGTCCTCGCTTTACATTTATCGGGGACA contains the following coding sequences:
- a CDS encoding PIN domain-containing protein, which codes for MPDKVFIDTNVLICGYSEDEPDKRQRAIDCVRSGEAWISTQVLNETINVLKRKFSLSYSQIRDAVQELSEGFPIVLVSVNTIEMALNLAERYQYSYFDSLILASALEAGCQILYSEDLQDGQRIENQLMIVNPFS
- a CDS encoding IS607 family transposase encodes the protein MKLSDYAKKKGISYDTAWRMWNRGQLQGERLPTGTIIIFEDDRSCGENKVAIYARVSSSENQSDLETQAKRLEAYCMAKGYQIVRVVKEVGSGVNDHRKLLLKLLEQTDYNLIVVEHKDRLSRVGFNYLKVLLTQTNRDLEVVNLAEERKDDLMQDFVSIINSFCARLYSLRRRNRKTECLIKCLEENDEISSKTSN
- a CDS encoding helix-turn-helix domain-containing protein → MQYQPKPINNSQEYERFLSIIEGMMSRELSNDEGLLFDLLVLLVEEYERKYYPIARTNPTATLESLLHEFDIDRECLVDIFGDRDRVESVMLGKQAIAPSQAESLAEFFNHLSAKLALSARDFLL
- a CDS encoding PEP-CTERM sorting domain-containing protein — protein: MPLKSSFCYSVALATVATATLAPVASAATFNFSYTSSLGTITATVDGTLQPDNNTVFVSSISNTTFNGSPAPALPFVGSFAGVISSGSVTGQAVLSLDGSGLDFAACDNTACSSSGFGFSPPNVVGQQFQIQNVARNTEYKTLLPCSSPSKIKKN